GCGCTGGGAGGAGACCTACAACAACGTCCGGCCGCACCAGGCGCTCGGTTACCTCACTCCGAACGAGTACCTCGCTCAATGGCAGGCGGCTCAGCGATGAATTTGGAGGCTGGTGTAGTCGGATCTACTGGACCAGTACAACCGGTTGACGGGCCGGCCGTCCCATGCTAGGATAGCCGGGTGCTTCATCACTCTAGCGCTTTATCGAGGTAAAGTACGCATGCCGCGCGACCCGCGCGAACGCTGGCAACTGATTCCGTCCGGCACCCGCGACTGGCTGCCGCAGCAGGCGGCGCGCCTTAGGGCGGCGACCGCCGGCGTGCTCGCGGAGGCGGCGCGCTGGGGCTACCGCGAGGTCGTCACGCCGACGATCGAGTACCTCGACGTGCTGGTGCGCGGCGAGGGCGCCGACGCCGCGGACCGGCTGTTCAAACTCGTGGACCGGGGCGGCGAGCTGCTCGCGCTGCGGCCGGAGATGACGACGCCGGTGGCGCGGCTCGTCGCGACCCGCCTGCGGGAAGAGCCGGTGCCGCTGCGCGTGGCCTACGCCGGATGGGTCTTCCGCGGACGCGAGGCCGGCTCGGCGCGCCTCAGGGAGTTTCCGCAGGCCGGATGCGAGTTGATCGGGGCGCAGAACGTGGACGCCGACGCGGAGATCGTGGCCCTCGCCGTAGGCGCCCTGCGCGCCGCGGGGGCGCCGGGCTTCTCGGTGAGCCTCGGGCATGTCGGGTTCCTGCAGGGCGTCCTCGCGGGCCTCGACCTTTCCGAGGAGGACGCTGTCGGCGTGCGCGCGCTCCTCTACCAAAAGGACTTCGTCGGCCTGCGGGATCTGCTCGAGCGCCACCGCGCCCCGGCGGATCGTCTCGACGCGCTCATGGCGCTGCCGGCCCTCCGCGGCGCGGGCGCGCTCGAAGAGGCGCGGCGGCTCGTGCACACGCGGGAAGGCCGGGAGGTCGTCCGCGACCTCGAGCGCCTCGGGGAGGCGCTCGAGGCGCACGGGGTCGACGACGCGGTGACCATCGACCTGAGCATCATTCGTGATTTCGACTACTATACCGGCATCGTCTTCGAAGGGCACACCGCGACCCTGGGCGCCCCGCTGCTGGGCGGCGGCAGGTACGATCGCCTGCTCGAACGCTTCGGCATGCCGCTGCCGGCGACGGGATTCGCGATCCGCATCGAGCGCGTGCTGGCCGCGGAGATCGCCGGCGCGCCGGACGGCGCGGCGCAGGCATGGGTGCCGGACGCGGTGGTGGCGGCGGACGCGGGCTGCGGCGCCGAGGCTGCGGCGTGCGCCCGGGCGCTGCGGGCCGGCGGACTCGCGGTCGCGCTGGAAGTGCTCGGCCGGCCGTGGGAGCAGGTCGCGGCCGACGCCGCGCAGCGGGGGGTCGCGCGTGCGATCCTCGTCGGCCGGGGAACGGCCCGGGTCCGGGAGGGCGCCGCGCCCGAGCGGACGGTGCCGGTCGCCGACGTGATGGGCGGCCGCGGCGCGGCCGCACGCGGCGGCGCATCGTGACGCCTCGGCCTGAACGAAAAGCGCTCGTGACCGTCGCGGTGCCGTCCGGCCGTCTGCTGGACGGCGCGATGCGGATCCTCGACGCGGCCGGCTACCTCGACGGCGACGCGTGGCGCGAGAGCCGCCGGTTGATCGTAGAGGGCGCCGAGCCCGGGATGCGGTGCCTGATCGCCAAGCCGGTCGATCTGCTGACCTATGTCGAGCACGGCGCCGCCGATCTCGGGATCGCCGGGAAGGATGTGCTGCTCGAGCAGGGCCGCGACGTCTACGAACTGGTCGACCTCGGCTTCGGGGCGTGCCGCGGCGTGCTCGCCTTCCCGGGACGGCTCGCGGCGACGTGGGAGCGCCTCACGCCGCTGCGCATCGCGACCAAGTATCCGCACGTCACGGAGCGGCACTTTTGGGGACAGGGCCGGCCGGTTGAGATCATCCCGATGAACGGCACCGTCGAACTGGCGCCGCTCGTCGGTCTGGCCGACGGGATCATGGATCTCGTGATGAGCGGGCGCACGCTGCGTGAGAACGGACTCGTGGAGGTCGCGGAATTGTTCCAGTCTACGGCGCGCCTCGTGGTGAACCGGATCAGCCTGCGCAGCCGCGCCGACGCGGTTGCCGCGGTGATCGATCGCGTGCGCGCCGCGGTCGCGCCCCCGGCATCCGCCGGGGGCGTCACGCCGCCCGCCTGAACGGAGGGAGAATCGTGGACGTCGTCCGGCTGGCCGAGGCATCCCCCGAGCGTCTGCAGCGGATTCTGCGCCGCTCGAGCGCGGAGATTTTCGACCCCGCGCGCGTCGCGCACGTCGGCGCGATCATCGACGATGTCGAGCGGCGCGGCGACGCCGCGATCGTCGACTACACCGCGCAGTACGATGGCGTGACGCTCGCGCCGGAGCGCCTGATGGTGGCCCGCGACGAGGTGCGCCGGGCGCACGAGGCGATCGACGACGGGCTGCGCAGCGCGCTCAGCGCGTCGATCGAGCGTACGCGGCGCTACAACGAGCGCCTGCGGCCGCCGGGGCTCACGCTCGATGAGCTCGAGCCGGGGATCACCACCGGCGTGAAGTGGTCGGCGGTCGACGGCGCCGGCGTCTACGTCCCGAGCGGGAAGGGAACGTTTCCATCGACGCTTGTGACGCTCGTGACCCCGGCGGTCGTCGCCGGCGTCGAGGAGATCGCGGTCGTCGTTCCGCCCCGCGCGGACGGGACCGTCGATCCGGCGATCCTCGTCGCCGCGGATCTGTTGGGTGTGCCGCAGGTCTTCCGCTGCAACGGCGTCGCCGGGATCGCGGGGCTTGCGTTCGGCACCGCGACGCTGCCGCGCGTGCGGCTGCTCGGCGGCCCCGGCAACCCCTACGTGACCGCGGCGCAGATCGCCGTCCAGTCTCGGGGCGTGCGTCTCCTGTCGGTGCTCGGGCCGACCGAGTCGATGATCCTCGCCGACGAGAGCGCGGATACGGACCGCCTGGCGCTCGACCTCCTCAACGAGGCGGAGCACGGGACGGACTCCGCGGCGCTGCTCGTCACCCCGTCGGCGGCGGTGATCGACGACGTGCAGGAGCGCCTGCCCCGGTACCTCGCGCAGCTGCCGGAGCGCCGCCGCGGATTCGCGGAGGCGGCGACGCGCGATTACGGCGGTGCGATCCTCGCCCGGTCGATGGAGGAGGCCCTCGCGTTCGTCAACCTCTACGCGCCCGAACACCTGCAGATCGCGACCCGCGATCCGCTCGGGACGCTCGGCCGGGTCCGGCATGCCGGCGAGGTGCTGCTCGGTCAGGACACGCCGTTCTCAGCCGGCAACTACGCGATCGGCGTGCCCGCCGCGCTGCCGACGTCGGGATTTGCCCGGGTCGCCTCGGGAGTGACGGTGATGAGTTACCTCAAGGCGACGTCCGTGGCCGGGCTCGACGAGCGCGGGCTGGCCGCGGTGCGGCCGGTCGTCGAGCGCCTCGGCCGGTACGAAGACTTCCCCGCGCACGTCCTGGCCGTCACAGCGCGGGGGGTCGACGCGTGACCCGCGTGGGCCGCGCGTCGCGCGCGACGGGGGAGACGAAGCTCGAGGTCCGCCTGGACCTCGACGGGACCGGCCGCGCGGAGATCGCGACCGGCGTGCCGTTCCTCGACCACATGCTCGAGCAGATCGCGCGGCACGGCCGGTTTGACCTGTCGCTCGCGGCGTCGGGGGACCTCGAGATCGACGCGCATCACACCGTCGAGGACGTGGGCATCGCGCTCGGCCGGGCGTTCAAGGACGCGGTCGGGGCCGGCGCCGGGATCTTCCGGTACGCCTCCGCGCACGCGCCGCTCGACGAGGCGCTCGTGCTCGCCGTGGTCGACGTCAGCGGCCGGCCGTACCTGCATTACGCGGTGCCCGTGACACGCCAGCGCCTCGGCGCCTACGACACGGACCTCACCGAGGAATTCTTCCGCGCGTTCGCGATGAACGCCGGGATCACCCTGCACGTGATCCTGCTGCACGGCCGGAACGGCCATCACATCATCGAGGCCGCCTTCAAGGCGCTGGCGCTCGCGCTCGACCGCGCGACGCAGCACGATCCTCGCGTCGAGGGCGTGCCGTCGACGAAGGGCATCCTCGAGTGATCGCGGTCGCGGACTACGGCGCCGGCAACCTGCACAGCATCGGCATGGGCCTGCGCCGGCGGGGGCTCGACGTGCGGGTGACCGACGACCCGCGCGTGCTGGACACGGCAGCGGCCCTGGTCGTTCCCGGCGACGGTGCGTTCGGACCGGCGATGGCGCGCCTGCGGGAGTCGGGATTCGCCGAGCGGATCATCGCCTACGTGCGGTCCGGCCGGCCGTTTCTCGGCGTCTGCCTCGGGATGCAGCTGCTGTTCGACGAGAGCGTGGAAGGCGGATCGAACCGCGGCCTCGGCGTGCTGCCGGGCCGTGTCGTGCGCCTGCCGGAGACCGTGAAGATCCCCCACATGGGCTGGAACCAGCTGCGGATCGACCGGCCCTCGCCGCTGCTCGAGGGCGTGCCGTCCGGCGCCTACGTGTACTTCGTGCACTCCTATTACTGCGCGCCGTCGGATCCCGCGCTCGTCGCGGCGACGGCGTCCTACGGCGCCGACATCGCGGCCGTCGCGGGCCGCGGCAATGTCTGGGCGACGCAGTTTCACCCCGAGAAATCCGGGGAGATCGGCGAACGGATCCTCAACAACTTCGCGCGGTGGGCCGCCGGTGTTGGTGCTGCCGGCGGTTGACATCCGCGGCGGGCGCGCCGTGCGTCTGATCCAGGGCGAGCGGCACCGCGAGCGCGTGTACGACGACGATCCGGTGGCGGCGGCGCGGCGCTGGACGGCGGCGGGCGCGACGTGGCTGCACGTCGTGGATCTCGACGGCGCCTTCGGCGGCCGGCCCGGCAACTCGGACGCGGTCGGCCGGATCCTCGCGGCCGCCGGCGTGCCGGTGCAGGTGGGCGGCGGCGTGCGCGATCTCGAGACGATCGAGCGCCTGCTCGACGCCGGCGCGGCCCGCGTGATTCTCGGCACCGCCGCGGTGAGCGCGCCGGATCTGCTGCGCGCCGCGTGCGCGCGGTTCGGAGAGCGCATCGCCGCGGCCGTCGACGCCCGCGACGGCCGCGTGGTCACGGAGGGATGGACGGCGGAGACCGCGCTGACCGCGCTCGAGGCGGCCGTCCGGGTGGTCGAGGCGGGCGTGCGGAGGATCGTCTACACCGACACGCGCCGCGACGGCATGCTCGGGGGGCCGGATCTCGCGCCGCTCGGGGACTTGCTCGCCGCGGCGGGCGTCCCCGTGATCGTGGCCGGTGGGGTGTCGTCGGCCGACGACGTGCGGCGTCTCCGGCGGCTCGAGCCGGCGGGACTCGAAGGGGCGATCGTCGGCCGCGCCCTCTACGAAGGCGGCGTGCGGCTGGAGGACCTGCTTGCGGCGGCGGCCGTCGGTCCGGAGGGCACCTGATGCTGGCCCGGCGCGTCGTCGCCTGCCTCGACGTGAAGGACGGCCGCGTGGTGAAGGGCACGCGCTTCGTCAACCTGCGCGACGCCGGCGACCCCGTCGAGCTGGCCGCCGTCTACGACCGCGAAGGTGCCGACGAGGTCGTCTTCCTCGACATCACGGCGAGCCACGAGGGCCGCGGCATCATGGAAGACGTCGTCCGGCGGACCGCGGAGGTGTTGACGATTCCGTTCACCGTCGGGGGCGGGCTCTCC
The window above is part of the bacterium genome. Proteins encoded here:
- the hisZ gene encoding ATP phosphoribosyltransferase regulatory subunit, producing MPRDPRERWQLIPSGTRDWLPQQAARLRAATAGVLAEAARWGYREVVTPTIEYLDVLVRGEGADAADRLFKLVDRGGELLALRPEMTTPVARLVATRLREEPVPLRVAYAGWVFRGREAGSARLREFPQAGCELIGAQNVDADAEIVALAVGALRAAGAPGFSVSLGHVGFLQGVLAGLDLSEEDAVGVRALLYQKDFVGLRDLLERHRAPADRLDALMALPALRGAGALEEARRLVHTREGREVVRDLERLGEALEAHGVDDAVTIDLSIIRDFDYYTGIVFEGHTATLGAPLLGGGRYDRLLERFGMPLPATGFAIRIERVLAAEIAGAPDGAAQAWVPDAVVAADAGCGAEAAACARALRAGGLAVALEVLGRPWEQVAADAAQRGVARAILVGRGTARVREGAAPERTVPVADVMGGRGAAARGGAS
- the hisB gene encoding imidazoleglycerol-phosphate dehydratase HisB, with the protein product MTRVGRASRATGETKLEVRLDLDGTGRAEIATGVPFLDHMLEQIARHGRFDLSLAASGDLEIDAHHTVEDVGIALGRAFKDAVGAGAGIFRYASAHAPLDEALVLAVVDVSGRPYLHYAVPVTRQRLGAYDTDLTEEFFRAFAMNAGITLHVILLHGRNGHHIIEAAFKALALALDRATQHDPRVEGVPSTKGILE
- the hisG gene encoding ATP phosphoribosyltransferase gives rise to the protein MTPRPERKALVTVAVPSGRLLDGAMRILDAAGYLDGDAWRESRRLIVEGAEPGMRCLIAKPVDLLTYVEHGAADLGIAGKDVLLEQGRDVYELVDLGFGACRGVLAFPGRLAATWERLTPLRIATKYPHVTERHFWGQGRPVEIIPMNGTVELAPLVGLADGIMDLVMSGRTLRENGLVEVAELFQSTARLVVNRISLRSRADAVAAVIDRVRAAVAPPASAGGVTPPA
- the hisA gene encoding 1-(5-phosphoribosyl)-5-[(5-phosphoribosylamino)methylideneamino]imidazole-4-carboxamide isomerase, with the protein product MLVLPAVDIRGGRAVRLIQGERHRERVYDDDPVAAARRWTAAGATWLHVVDLDGAFGGRPGNSDAVGRILAAAGVPVQVGGGVRDLETIERLLDAGAARVILGTAAVSAPDLLRAACARFGERIAAAVDARDGRVVTEGWTAETALTALEAAVRVVEAGVRRIVYTDTRRDGMLGGPDLAPLGDLLAAAGVPVIVAGGVSSADDVRRLRRLEPAGLEGAIVGRALYEGGVRLEDLLAAAAVGPEGT
- the hisH gene encoding imidazole glycerol phosphate synthase subunit HisH — protein: MIAVADYGAGNLHSIGMGLRRRGLDVRVTDDPRVLDTAAALVVPGDGAFGPAMARLRESGFAERIIAYVRSGRPFLGVCLGMQLLFDESVEGGSNRGLGVLPGRVVRLPETVKIPHMGWNQLRIDRPSPLLEGVPSGAYVYFVHSYYCAPSDPALVAATASYGADIAAVAGRGNVWATQFHPEKSGEIGERILNNFARWAAGVGAAGG
- the hisD gene encoding histidinol dehydrogenase, encoding MDVVRLAEASPERLQRILRRSSAEIFDPARVAHVGAIIDDVERRGDAAIVDYTAQYDGVTLAPERLMVARDEVRRAHEAIDDGLRSALSASIERTRRYNERLRPPGLTLDELEPGITTGVKWSAVDGAGVYVPSGKGTFPSTLVTLVTPAVVAGVEEIAVVVPPRADGTVDPAILVAADLLGVPQVFRCNGVAGIAGLAFGTATLPRVRLLGGPGNPYVTAAQIAVQSRGVRLLSVLGPTESMILADESADTDRLALDLLNEAEHGTDSAALLVTPSAAVIDDVQERLPRYLAQLPERRRGFAEAATRDYGGAILARSMEEALAFVNLYAPEHLQIATRDPLGTLGRVRHAGEVLLGQDTPFSAGNYAIGVPAALPTSGFARVASGVTVMSYLKATSVAGLDERGLAAVRPVVERLGRYEDFPAHVLAVTARGVDA